In Ochrobactrum vermis, the following proteins share a genomic window:
- a CDS encoding PAS domain-containing protein, which yields MIHRSTIAIFSEWQRLARTESGYFRAPTREQIEPRKLGRHLSDLFFLEAEERGDLSFRLAGTRICTLFGRELKNTRFLSLWSERDRAALRELSQNVSALEVPALVSHVGISMSGRSLGLEMFLAPLEAPNGQINLLGSVAVLDSVNWVGADPIVLGHLNSIEPVAPDLVLADEVRKSAAITVNAAGIGRQWTNVRLTKPQEHAAPKLRVIKGGKA from the coding sequence ATGATACACCGCAGTACGATCGCGATTTTCAGCGAATGGCAGCGCTTGGCCCGCACAGAAAGCGGCTACTTTCGTGCGCCAACACGCGAACAGATCGAGCCGCGCAAGCTCGGACGCCATCTATCCGATCTCTTCTTCCTCGAAGCCGAAGAACGCGGCGATTTGTCGTTTCGACTGGCTGGAACGCGCATTTGCACCCTTTTCGGACGCGAATTGAAAAACACCCGGTTCCTCTCGCTCTGGTCCGAGCGGGATCGCGCAGCCCTTCGGGAACTGTCGCAAAATGTCAGCGCGCTTGAGGTCCCTGCCCTTGTTTCGCATGTCGGGATCAGTATGTCTGGACGAAGCCTTGGCCTGGAAATGTTCCTGGCCCCGCTTGAAGCGCCCAACGGACAGATCAATCTTCTCGGCAGCGTCGCTGTGCTTGATTCCGTCAACTGGGTTGGAGCCGATCCAATTGTCCTCGGCCATTTGAATTCCATCGAACCGGTCGCACCCGATCTGGTTCTGGCCGATGAGGTTCGAAAATCAGCAGCCATTACAGTGAACGCAGCCGGCATAGGCAGACAATGGACCAATGTTCGTCTGACAAAGCCACAGGAACATGCAGCTCCAAAACTGCGCGTTATTAAGGGCGGTAAAGCCTGA
- a CDS encoding DUF3126 family protein, producing the protein MKPEELKKLDAYFKRTFNNPGLQVKARPRKNDSAELYLNDEFLGLVYKDEDEGELSYNFSMAILDVDL; encoded by the coding sequence TTGAAACCCGAAGAACTCAAAAAACTTGACGCCTATTTCAAACGGACCTTCAACAATCCCGGCCTGCAGGTGAAGGCGCGCCCGCGCAAAAACGACTCCGCCGAGCTTTATCTCAACGACGAATTCTTGGGCCTGGTCTATAAGGACGAGGACGAGGGCGAACTCTCCTACAATTTCTCGATGGCTATTCTCGACGTCGATCTTTGA
- the rlmB gene encoding 23S rRNA (guanosine(2251)-2'-O)-methyltransferase RlmB: protein MTDENSPRTPKDSHYARLRRQHRDLKTATESKSQRKPQRPSISASAVTEGTVRLYGLHTVRAAVENPERKILRMRATRNGFARLEIGEAESLSFPVEIVDPRDIDKETGSEAVHQGVMIEAEPLRAKKLSELKDSPLLLVLDQVTDPHNVGAIMRSAVAFGAGALITTSRHSPQETGVLAKAASGALEMISHIEVRNLAEAIEELHSLGFQTIGLDSEGPQEMEATLSGGRIALVLGAEGKGLRQKTRETVTTLARLDMPGEIKSLNVSNAAAISLYAAERYLRALIHT from the coding sequence ATGACCGATGAAAACTCGCCCCGCACCCCAAAAGATTCTCATTATGCGCGCCTGCGCCGCCAGCATCGCGATCTGAAGACCGCGACTGAAAGCAAATCACAGCGCAAACCCCAGCGCCCCTCCATTTCGGCAAGCGCCGTGACTGAGGGAACCGTACGCCTTTATGGACTCCATACGGTCCGCGCTGCCGTGGAAAACCCCGAACGCAAGATATTGCGCATGCGCGCGACGCGAAACGGTTTCGCTCGCCTTGAGATCGGAGAAGCCGAATCTCTTTCCTTCCCCGTCGAAATCGTCGATCCGCGCGACATCGATAAGGAAACCGGTTCTGAAGCCGTCCACCAGGGCGTCATGATCGAAGCAGAACCGCTGCGTGCCAAAAAACTGTCAGAGTTGAAGGACAGCCCCCTGCTTCTCGTTCTCGATCAGGTGACAGATCCACACAATGTCGGTGCCATCATGCGTTCAGCCGTCGCCTTCGGTGCTGGCGCGCTGATTACGACAAGCCGTCATAGTCCACAGGAAACCGGCGTTCTGGCAAAGGCAGCTTCCGGCGCGCTTGAAATGATCTCGCATATCGAAGTGCGCAATCTGGCTGAAGCGATTGAAGAGCTCCATAGCCTTGGATTCCAGACCATCGGTCTTGATTCGGAAGGACCACAGGAAATGGAGGCCACCTTGTCTGGTGGACGAATCGCTCTTGTACTGGGCGCGGAAGGCAAAGGCCTCCGTCAAAAGACACGTGAAACCGTCACGACACTTGCGCGTCTCGATATGCCGGGCGAAATTAAGTCGCTCAATGTATCGAATGCAGCCGCAATCTCGCTCTACGCTGCAGAGCGATATCTGCGCGCGTTGATTCACACGTGA
- the nusG gene encoding transcription termination/antitermination protein NusG, with the protein MTARWYIVHAYSNFEKKVAEDIEIKAKQKGLSELIEQIVVPTEKIVEVRRGRKVDAERKFFPGYVLVRATLTDAVFSLIKNTPKVTGFLGDSKPVPVSQKEVDQILSQVQDGVERPKTSVSFEIGENVRVSDGPFASFNGIVQEVDEERARLKVEVSIFGRATPVDLEYGQVDKL; encoded by the coding sequence ATGACGGCGCGCTGGTACATCGTTCACGCCTATTCCAATTTCGAAAAGAAGGTCGCCGAGGATATCGAGATCAAGGCGAAGCAGAAGGGTCTGTCCGAGCTGATCGAACAGATCGTTGTGCCGACCGAGAAGATCGTTGAAGTGCGCCGCGGCCGCAAGGTCGACGCAGAGCGCAAGTTCTTCCCTGGTTACGTGCTGGTTCGTGCAACCCTCACGGATGCTGTCTTTTCGCTTATTAAGAATACCCCGAAAGTCACTGGTTTCCTTGGCGATTCCAAGCCGGTTCCGGTTTCCCAGAAGGAAGTCGACCAGATTCTGAGTCAAGTTCAGGATGGTGTCGAACGTCCGAAGACTTCGGTATCCTTTGAGATCGGTGAAAATGTTCGTGTTTCCGACGGTCCGTTTGCTTCGTTCAACGGTATCGTTCAGGAAGTCGACGAAGAGCGCGCGCGTCTCAAGGTTGAGGTTTCCATCTTCGGGCGCGCAACGCCTGTGGATCTGGAATACGGTCAGGTCGACAAGCTCTGA
- the tuf gene encoding elongation factor Tu, protein MAKSKFERNKPHVNIGTIGHVDHGKTSLTAAITKFFGEFKAYDQIDAAPEERARGITISTAHVEYETANRHYAHVDCPGHADYVKNMITGAAQMDGAILVVSAADGPMPQTREHILLARQVGVPAIVVFLNKCDQVDDAELLELVELEVRELLSKYDFPGDEVPIIKGSALAALEDSSKELGEDAVRSLMAAVDDYIPTPERPIDQPFLMPIEDVFSISGRGTVVTGRVERGIVKVGEEVEIVGIKATTKTTVTGVEMFRKLLDQGQAGDNIGALIRGVGREDVERGQVLCKPGSVKPHTKFKAEAYILTKDEGGRHTPFFTNYRPQFYFRTTDVTGVVTLPEGTEMVMPGDNVTVDVTLIVPIAMEEKLRFAIREGGRTVGAGIVASIIE, encoded by the coding sequence ATGGCAAAGAGCAAATTCGAACGTAATAAGCCCCACGTTAACATCGGCACGATTGGTCACGTTGACCATGGCAAGACGTCGCTGACGGCAGCGATCACGAAGTTTTTCGGTGAATTCAAGGCATACGACCAGATCGATGCTGCACCAGAAGAACGCGCTCGCGGCATCACGATCTCGACGGCACACGTCGAGTACGAAACCGCAAACCGTCACTATGCACACGTCGACTGCCCAGGTCACGCTGACTATGTGAAGAACATGATCACCGGTGCTGCGCAGATGGACGGCGCGATCCTGGTCGTTTCGGCTGCTGACGGCCCGATGCCACAGACCCGCGAGCACATCCTGCTTGCTCGTCAGGTTGGCGTTCCGGCAATCGTGGTGTTCCTGAACAAGTGCGACCAGGTTGACGATGCAGAACTGCTCGAACTGGTTGAACTGGAAGTTCGCGAACTTCTGTCGAAGTACGACTTCCCGGGCGACGAAGTTCCGATCATCAAGGGCTCGGCTCTTGCTGCACTGGAAGATTCCTCGAAGGAACTGGGCGAAGACGCCGTTCGTTCGCTGATGGCCGCTGTTGACGATTACATTCCGACCCCGGAACGTCCGATCGACCAGCCGTTCCTGATGCCAATCGAAGACGTTTTCTCGATCTCGGGCCGTGGTACGGTTGTGACGGGTCGCGTTGAGCGCGGTATCGTCAAGGTTGGTGAAGAAGTTGAAATCGTCGGCATCAAGGCGACGACGAAGACGACGGTGACCGGCGTTGAAATGTTCCGCAAGCTGCTCGATCAGGGCCAGGCTGGCGACAACATTGGCGCGCTGATCCGCGGCGTTGGCCGTGAAGACGTTGAGCGCGGCCAGGTTCTCTGCAAGCCGGGTTCGGTTAAGCCGCACACCAAGTTCAAGGCAGAAGCCTATATTCTGACCAAGGACGAAGGTGGCCGTCATACGCCGTTCTTCACGAACTACCGTCCGCAGTTCTACTTCCGCACGACGGACGTGACCGGTGTTGTCACGCTGCCTGAAGGTACGGAAATGGTTATGCCTGGCGACAACGTCACCGTTGACGTCACCCTGATCGTTCCGATCGCCATGGAAGAGAAGCTCCGCTTCGCTATCCGTGAAGGTGGCCGCACCGTCGGTGCAGGCATCGTCGCTTCGATCATCGAGTAA
- the tet gene encoding Tet(A)/Tet(B)/Tet(C) family tetracycline efflux MFS transporter has product MNRTLMIVLAVTALDAMGIGLVMPVLPSLLRDVVHSDDVAGHYGVLLSLYALMQVIFAPILGRMSDRFGRKPVLLGSLIGSTVDYAIMSAAPHLWVLYVGRILSGMMGATMAVAGACIADTVEEGARAQAFGWLGACYGGGMILGPVIGGALGNVSPTAPFAAAAVVSGSMALSVFLLMPEVRRTAKPTPQAKGSLGAIVPSGVQKGLKLLLWIFFLLQLVGQIPAALWVIFTEDRFHWDTTYVGLSLAIFGLLHAMFQWMGTGRLVATIGAGYTIFIGIAADGLGMASLAIAKEGWMVAPILVLLAFGGIAMPALQSVLSNKTSQDKQGALQGTLASLTNISAVAGPIIFTALYMRTAASWNGWVWLVGPAIYLVAAPPLIFVRRQSAGLPSRR; this is encoded by the coding sequence ATGAACCGCACGTTGATGATTGTCCTGGCTGTTACAGCTTTGGATGCCATGGGCATCGGGCTGGTGATGCCCGTTCTGCCCAGCTTACTGCGCGATGTGGTCCATTCCGACGATGTGGCAGGTCACTATGGAGTTCTGCTGTCTCTTTATGCGCTGATGCAGGTTATCTTCGCTCCCATTCTAGGGCGAATGTCCGACCGGTTTGGCCGGAAGCCGGTCTTGCTTGGCTCGCTTATCGGCTCGACGGTCGATTATGCCATTATGTCTGCTGCGCCCCATCTGTGGGTTCTCTATGTGGGGCGCATCCTATCGGGTATGATGGGAGCGACGATGGCCGTCGCAGGGGCCTGCATAGCAGATACGGTGGAGGAGGGCGCACGTGCCCAAGCCTTCGGCTGGTTGGGTGCCTGTTATGGCGGCGGCATGATTCTTGGACCAGTTATAGGCGGCGCATTAGGCAATGTGTCGCCGACGGCTCCATTCGCCGCCGCTGCCGTGGTCAGCGGTTCCATGGCCCTGTCGGTTTTCCTGTTGATGCCGGAGGTTCGCCGGACAGCCAAACCAACGCCACAGGCAAAAGGATCTCTTGGCGCCATTGTACCATCAGGTGTGCAGAAGGGACTGAAACTCTTGCTATGGATTTTCTTTCTTCTGCAACTGGTAGGACAGATACCAGCTGCCTTGTGGGTGATATTCACGGAAGATCGTTTCCATTGGGACACGACATATGTGGGCTTGTCGCTTGCGATCTTCGGTCTGCTGCATGCCATGTTTCAATGGATGGGTACGGGTCGTCTCGTTGCAACAATTGGAGCTGGATATACGATATTCATCGGAATAGCAGCTGATGGGCTGGGCATGGCATCCCTCGCGATTGCTAAAGAAGGCTGGATGGTAGCACCAATTCTCGTCTTGCTGGCGTTTGGCGGTATAGCGATGCCTGCTCTGCAGTCCGTCCTGTCGAATAAGACCAGTCAAGACAAGCAAGGTGCACTTCAGGGAACGCTCGCAAGTCTTACGAATATCAGTGCCGTTGCCGGGCCGATTATTTTTACGGCCCTTTATATGAGGACTGCTGCAAGTTGGAACGGATGGGTGTGGCTGGTTGGCCCGGCAATCTATCTCGTGGCTGCTCCACCGCTCATTTTCGTGCGGCGTCAGTCGGCAGGTTTGCCGTCAAGGAGATGA
- the tetR gene encoding tetracycline resistance transcriptional repressor TetR: MSALAKLHRDTLIRTALELLNEVGEEGLTTRRLAERLGVQQPALYWHFKNKRVLLDALAETILAKHHDHALPRAGEHWRHFLIENARSFRRALLTYRDGARIHAGTRPNNNQIGQAQAQIDFLTQAGFTPADAARALITISHYVVGSALEQQAYIHENKPSDMTNIAAASNTAEAIAILDAEGPESLFDFGLMLLIEGLERHQ; encoded by the coding sequence GTGAGCGCATTGGCAAAACTACACCGTGATACCCTGATACGAACGGCACTCGAACTATTGAATGAGGTCGGAGAAGAAGGCCTGACGACGCGTCGCCTGGCGGAACGGCTGGGCGTGCAGCAGCCCGCGCTTTACTGGCATTTCAAAAACAAACGCGTGTTGCTGGATGCCCTGGCGGAAACGATTTTGGCGAAGCATCACGACCACGCCTTACCGCGCGCCGGGGAGCACTGGCGTCATTTCCTGATTGAAAATGCGCGTAGTTTCCGGCGGGCATTGCTAACTTATCGTGACGGTGCACGCATCCATGCCGGAACGCGCCCGAATAACAATCAGATAGGACAGGCGCAAGCCCAGATCGATTTTTTGACCCAGGCAGGCTTTACACCCGCAGATGCAGCGCGCGCGCTGATCACCATAAGCCATTATGTTGTCGGTTCTGCGCTGGAACAACAGGCTTACATCCACGAGAACAAACCGTCCGATATGACGAATATCGCAGCCGCATCGAATACCGCAGAAGCCATTGCAATTTTGGATGCAGAAGGCCCAGAAAGCCTGTTCGATTTTGGTTTGATGCTTCTGATCGAGGGGCTGGAGAGACATCAGTAG
- a CDS encoding rhomboid family intramembrane serine protease, translating to MSVPQPEMNGNNRRSGSSEPMFNIPGVVIALIGLCVAVYVYQNYLISEQQNYEFMLNFALIPARFSLADGFTDPAALFTLISYSFMHGGIAHIAVNMIWLAAFGSPLAGRIGTGRMIAFWIFTSVVAGLTHYAIYPDSVSPLVGASGAISGMMGAAARYGFRRIGHGRKSEFAGPVLPVGVTLTLKPVLTFVGVWFLINIITGLYSTGGADLSSIAWEAHIGGFIAGFFGISLMDRPRSYDAVLRR from the coding sequence ATGAGCGTTCCCCAGCCGGAAATGAATGGCAATAATCGCCGGTCGGGTAGTAGCGAGCCGATGTTCAATATTCCCGGCGTCGTGATTGCTCTGATAGGTCTGTGCGTCGCGGTGTATGTTTATCAAAACTACCTCATCAGCGAGCAGCAGAACTATGAGTTCATGCTGAACTTTGCGCTCATTCCGGCACGTTTTTCGCTGGCCGACGGCTTTACCGATCCTGCCGCCCTTTTCACGCTCATCAGCTATTCCTTCATGCATGGCGGCATTGCCCATATAGCCGTCAACATGATCTGGCTTGCAGCCTTCGGTTCTCCGCTTGCGGGCCGCATCGGTACGGGACGAATGATCGCTTTCTGGATTTTCACGTCGGTAGTTGCGGGATTGACCCATTATGCGATCTATCCGGATAGCGTTTCGCCGCTGGTGGGCGCGTCGGGAGCGATTTCTGGAATGATGGGTGCTGCGGCGCGCTACGGTTTCCGCCGCATAGGCCATGGACGGAAGTCGGAATTCGCAGGACCTGTCCTTCCGGTAGGGGTTACCCTGACGCTCAAACCTGTTCTGACCTTTGTCGGGGTTTGGTTCCTGATCAACATCATTACCGGTCTTTACTCGACCGGAGGTGCAGATCTTTCCAGCATTGCATGGGAAGCGCATATAGGCGGTTTCATTGCTGGCTTCTTCGGCATATCGCTGATGGATCGCCCACGCAGCTATGATGCCGTACTAAGGCGATAG
- a CDS encoding transglutaminase-like cysteine peptidase: MTKQTIIAAILMLLGIGLAEAASPASNSPWMTTGERTSQPIGHYEFCARYQSECNNTSRNSNMLKLTPETWKQIIATNASVNEKIAPMTDMEAWGREEYWEYPTTVGDCDDYMLLKRRELMALGIPANTLLFTVVRQPNGEGHAVLTVRTDRGDFILDNLDTRVLAWNKTDYSYLKRQSTTNTGSWVSIKTDRELLVGSIKN, encoded by the coding sequence ATGACAAAACAAACCATCATTGCAGCCATCCTGATGCTGCTCGGAATCGGACTGGCAGAGGCCGCGAGCCCCGCCTCCAATTCACCGTGGATGACGACCGGCGAACGTACGTCCCAGCCGATCGGCCATTATGAATTCTGCGCGCGCTACCAGTCCGAATGCAACAATACCAGCCGCAACAGCAACATGTTGAAGCTGACGCCTGAAACCTGGAAGCAGATCATTGCAACCAATGCGAGCGTCAACGAAAAGATCGCGCCGATGACCGATATGGAAGCCTGGGGGCGCGAAGAGTATTGGGAATATCCGACAACAGTCGGTGACTGCGATGACTACATGCTTTTGAAGCGTCGCGAGCTGATGGCGCTCGGCATCCCGGCAAACACGCTGCTTTTCACGGTAGTTCGTCAGCCGAACGGTGAAGGCCATGCGGTTCTGACCGTTCGCACCGACCGCGGCGACTTCATCCTCGACAACCTCGATACCCGCGTCCTTGCGTGGAACAAGACCGACTATAGCTATCTGAAGCGCCAGTCGACCACGAACACCGGTAGCTGGGTCTCAATCAAGACCGACCGCGAACTTCTCGTCGGCAGCATCAAGAACTGA
- a CDS encoding PilZ domain-containing protein, whose product MNRFAAASTASNVRQENFNAVNVDLNGRYMLENRSEFPCVIKRMSPGTALMSGIATPRNGERIIAYVDHVGRIEGVTNEVTSEGFHILLSTSEQKKDKLSAQLTWLANKHELALPEDRRHERVVPRKTQHNITFADGTQRLCRIADLSLSGAAIESEFKPAIKSGIMLGPIRGTVVRHFQDGFAVEFATIQTSTTLDNLFG is encoded by the coding sequence ATGAACAGATTTGCTGCGGCATCTACTGCGAGTAATGTGCGGCAGGAAAATTTCAACGCCGTGAATGTCGATCTTAATGGCCGTTACATGCTGGAGAATCGCAGTGAGTTTCCCTGCGTAATCAAACGTATGTCGCCCGGAACGGCCCTGATGAGCGGTATAGCCACACCGCGAAATGGCGAGCGTATCATCGCTTATGTCGATCATGTCGGGCGCATCGAGGGCGTAACAAACGAAGTCACATCCGAAGGCTTCCACATTCTCCTGTCGACATCCGAGCAGAAGAAAGACAAGCTTTCCGCACAGCTGACCTGGCTCGCCAACAAGCACGAGCTTGCCCTGCCCGAAGATCGCCGTCATGAACGCGTCGTGCCACGCAAGACCCAGCACAACATCACTTTTGCTGACGGCACCCAAAGACTATGCCGTATCGCCGACCTTTCCCTTTCTGGTGCAGCAATTGAAAGCGAGTTCAAGCCCGCAATCAAGAGCGGCATCATGCTGGGACCGATCCGGGGAACCGTCGTTCGTCATTTTCAGGATGGTTTCGCAGTGGAATTCGCCACCATCCAGACCAGCACAACACTGGACAATCTTTTCGGCTGA
- the cysE gene encoding serine O-acetyltransferase — MSVRTSAKATPGLGQVDPIWHSIRAEAEEAAKNDPVLGTFLYATILNQSSLEDAVMHRIAERLGHADLSADILRQTFDAMLDANPEWSQTVRVDIQAVYDRDPAYNRFMDPILYLKGFHAIQTHRLAHWLYNEGRRDFAYYLQSRSSSIFQTDIHPAARLGSGLFLDHATGLVVGETALIEDNVSILHGVTLGGTGKSSGDRHPKIRHGVLIGAGAKILGNIEVGHCSKIAAGSVVLKPVPNNVTVAGVPARIMGDTGCAEPSRVMDQMLGEGI, encoded by the coding sequence ATGTCCGTTCGCACATCAGCGAAAGCGACCCCCGGTTTGGGTCAAGTCGATCCCATCTGGCATTCCATCCGTGCCGAAGCGGAGGAAGCAGCCAAGAACGATCCCGTGCTGGGGACGTTCCTTTATGCCACGATCCTTAATCAGTCGAGCCTGGAAGATGCGGTCATGCACCGCATTGCCGAACGTCTCGGTCATGCCGATCTGAGTGCCGATATTCTTCGACAGACCTTCGATGCGATGCTGGATGCCAATCCTGAATGGTCTCAGACCGTGCGGGTTGATATTCAGGCGGTTTATGATCGCGATCCGGCCTATAACCGCTTCATGGACCCGATCCTTTATCTGAAGGGTTTCCATGCGATCCAGACCCATCGTCTGGCACATTGGCTTTACAATGAAGGCCGCAGGGATTTCGCTTATTACCTGCAGAGCCGTTCATCCTCGATCTTCCAGACCGATATTCATCCGGCAGCCCGGCTTGGCAGTGGGCTGTTTCTCGATCATGCGACCGGCCTTGTCGTCGGCGAGACTGCCTTGATCGAAGACAATGTTTCGATCCTCCACGGTGTCACGCTTGGCGGAACAGGGAAATCGAGCGGCGACCGTCACCCGAAAATCCGCCATGGCGTGCTGATCGGTGCTGGCGCGAAAATTCTCGGCAATATCGAAGTCGGTCATTGCTCGAAAATCGCTGCCGGTTCGGTTGTTCTGAAGCCCGTTCCGAACAATGTCACGGTTGCCGGTGTGCCGGCCCGGATCATGGGAGATACGGGCTGCGCCGAACCTTCCCGCGTCATGGACCAGATGCTGGGTGAAGGGATTTAA
- a CDS encoding CBS domain-containing protein, with protein sequence MTVRSILETKGRDVVVIAPADTLSHAVAMLNKHKIGALVVCDETGRIKGILSERDVVRAVAAQETKAMSMPVAEVMTAKVQVCREHHTINQVMEIMTRSRFRHMPVEEHGKLVGIISIGDVVKRRIEDVEREAEDIRTYIATA encoded by the coding sequence ATGACAGTCAGATCGATTCTCGAGACCAAGGGCAGGGATGTGGTGGTTATCGCGCCTGCTGATACGCTATCCCACGCTGTCGCCATGTTGAACAAACACAAGATCGGTGCGCTGGTGGTGTGCGACGAGACCGGTCGAATCAAGGGTATTCTGTCTGAACGCGATGTTGTGCGCGCTGTCGCTGCGCAAGAAACCAAGGCGATGAGCATGCCGGTTGCCGAAGTCATGACGGCAAAAGTTCAGGTCTGCCGCGAACATCACACGATTAATCAGGTGATGGAGATCATGACGCGAAGCCGTTTCCGCCATATGCCGGTGGAAGAACACGGCAAGCTGGTGGGAATCATCTCGATCGGTGACGTTGTGAAGCGGCGCATCGAAGACGTCGAGCGCGAAGCGGAGGACATCCGCACCTATATCGCTACTGCGTAA
- a CDS encoding gamma carbonic anhydrase family protein, which translates to MPIYAYNGHKPLFADRSSNWIAPDATLIGKIVVGENAGFWFGTVLRGDNEPITIGDDTNVQEHTIMHTDIGFPLTVGAGCTIGHRAILHGCTVGDNTLIGMGAIVLNGAKIGKNCLIGAGALVTEGKEIPDNSLVVGSPARILRELDDAAVEKLKLSAEHYVEKARSFMRGLEPA; encoded by the coding sequence ATGCCGATCTATGCTTATAACGGGCACAAGCCGCTATTTGCGGACCGCAGCAGCAATTGGATCGCGCCCGATGCGACCCTGATCGGCAAGATCGTTGTCGGTGAGAATGCCGGTTTCTGGTTTGGTACTGTTTTGCGCGGCGACAACGAGCCGATCACCATCGGCGACGATACCAATGTTCAGGAACACACCATCATGCATACCGATATCGGCTTTCCGCTGACGGTTGGCGCAGGTTGCACGATCGGGCATCGGGCTATTCTTCATGGTTGTACCGTCGGTGACAACACGTTGATTGGCATGGGCGCCATCGTTCTCAATGGTGCGAAGATCGGAAAGAACTGTCTGATCGGAGCAGGCGCGCTTGTGACCGAGGGCAAGGAAATACCGGATAATTCGCTGGTCGTCGGTTCGCCTGCACGAATTCTCCGGGAACTGGACGATGCTGCGGTCGAGAAACTCAAACTATCTGCAGAGCATTATGTCGAGAAGGCCCGGTCCTTCATGCGTGGATTAGAGCCTGCCTGA
- a CDS encoding alpha/beta fold hydrolase, which yields MSAFDIEYFEHDGLRLAYRQDGEGDPILLIHGFASSSLVNWVSPGWFRTLTEAGYHVIAIDDRGHGFSAKSHDADDYTPTKMAADAAALLDHLGIEKAHVMGYSMGARITAFLAIEHAERVRSAVFGGLGIGMVTGAGDWEPIGEALLAEDPATITHPRGQMFRKFADQTKSDRIALAACVITSKELVPAVAIARIMQPVLVAVGTTDDIAGSAQELADLLPNGQAVDIPGRDHMLAVGDKVYKQAVLQFLKENPL from the coding sequence GTGAGTGCCTTCGATATCGAATATTTCGAACATGACGGCTTGCGTCTGGCATATCGTCAGGACGGAGAAGGCGATCCGATCCTGCTCATTCACGGCTTTGCTTCTTCGAGCCTCGTCAACTGGGTTTCGCCCGGCTGGTTCCGGACGCTGACCGAAGCCGGATATCATGTTATCGCCATTGATGATCGTGGACACGGATTCTCGGCCAAAAGCCATGACGCCGACGATTATACGCCGACCAAGATGGCGGCTGATGCTGCGGCCCTGCTCGATCACCTAGGGATCGAAAAGGCGCATGTCATGGGGTATTCCATGGGCGCGCGCATCACGGCGTTTCTGGCCATTGAGCACGCAGAACGTGTCCGTAGTGCTGTTTTTGGCGGTCTCGGCATTGGTATGGTGACGGGTGCGGGCGACTGGGAGCCCATCGGCGAGGCGCTGCTTGCCGAAGATCCGGCGACGATCACGCATCCGCGCGGACAGATGTTCCGTAAATTCGCCGATCAGACCAAGAGCGACCGTATCGCCCTCGCAGCCTGCGTGATCACCTCCAAGGAGCTAGTTCCAGCGGTCGCGATTGCACGCATCATGCAGCCCGTTCTCGTGGCTGTCGGCACGACCGACGACATTGCAGGCAGCGCGCAGGAACTAGCCGATCTTCTGCCAAATGGGCAGGCTGTCGATATACCGGGCCGTGACCATATGCTGGCTGTCGGTGACAAGGTTTACAAGCAGGCGGTATTGCAGTTCCTGAAAGAAAATCCGCTCTGA
- the secE gene encoding preprotein translocase subunit SecE, with protein MASKTNPITFFQQVRAETAKVTWPTRRETVISTIMVVIMAFLAAAFFFLADQLMAYGVEFILGLGR; from the coding sequence ATGGCATCCAAAACGAATCCGATCACCTTTTTTCAGCAGGTTCGCGCCGAAACGGCGAAGGTGACCTGGCCTACACGGCGTGAAACGGTCATCTCCACCATCATGGTGGTGATCATGGCGTTTCTGGCTGCCGCGTTCTTTTTTCTTGCCGACCAGCTTATGGCCTATGGCGTAGAATTTATTCTCGGCCTTGGTCGATAA